The Sulfitobacter indolifex genome contains the following window.
ATTGTGTTTTATCGTTGAAGTGTCCCTAATTGAGCTAATTTCCGCTCAAGAAGTTATACCAGATGTTGTTCCCACAGCCTGTGCAAAACAAAATATTGCGCTGAGATTCAAAAAAAATGTAGACGCCCATCAATTCCCATGGCATCCCTAGTTCATCGGATGAGAACGGGACACGGGGCAGCAAACGACCCCAAAATAAAACAAAACCTAGCAGGTTTCATACAGGCACCTCGCTTTCATCAGACCAAAGAGATCCGGCGCGTGAGCGAGCAGACATCCCCCCAGGTGGCGCGCGCAGTCGGACTTCCCCGCCAAGCTGCGGGACGTGGGCGGCGGGTTGATCAGTGGCAGCAGATCAACCCGCCGTTTCCATTTCCAGGCAGCGATTTTCGGATCAGGGCGGACAACGAATTAAGCGCAAACGCGCAAGAGGCAGGGACAACACGTGAGCCGCAGGTTCAGAGGCGAGAGCCAACACAAGGTCGATACGAAGGGGCGGGTGTCTATCCCAGCCTCTTTTCGGCGTGTGTTGGAAGCTGGCGATCCGAACTGGAAAAGCGGCGACAACCCTGAGCTGGTCATCGTCTATGGCGACCAGCGCCGCGACTACCTTGAATGCTATACAATGGAAGCCATTGAAGAGGTCGACGCCAAGATCGACCGCATGCCGCGTGGTTCCATGCAGCGTAAGGCGCTTCAGCGTCTGTTCCACGGCCAGTCTTTCCCGACCACGGTAGATGAGACAGGCCGCCTGGTGCTGCCCGCCAAGCTTCGTAACAAGATTGATCTCAACGGCGAGGCGTTCTTCATCGCCGCCGGTGACACCTTCCAAATCTGGAAGCCCGAAACCTACGAGACCGAGGAAGAATCCTGGCAGCAAGAACTGCCGGATGATGTTGATCCGCTCTCGTTCCTGGATGGCGATATGGAGGTCTGACGGAATGGCTGCTGCTTCTGCCCCTTCCGCCCCCCACACCCCTGTTCTGCTGCGCCCCATTCTGACTGCTGTGGCGCCTGTCGAAGGTGTTTGGCTTGATGGTACCTTTGGTGCTGGCGGTTATACCCGCGGATTTCTGGAGGCCGGGGCCGCGCGTGTGATCGCGGTGGATCGTGACCCGCTGGCGTTTGAGATGGCGGCGGAATGGGCAGGCGACTTCGGCGACCGCATCACCATGCAGCAGGGCGTCTTCTCGCGCATGGATGAATACGCCCAAGACCTTGATGGCGTTGTGCTCGATCTCGGCGTTTCATCGATGCAGCTTGATCAGGCCGAGCGCGGGTTTTCCTTTATGAAGGACGGCCCGCTCGACATGCGGATGAGCCAAGACGGCCCCTCGGCGGCAGACCTAGTGAATGAAGCCGAAGAAGAGATCATCGCCAACATTCTCTTTCAATATGGTGAAGAGCGCGCCTCCCGCCGGATCGCCAAATCGATAGTCCGCGCACGAGAAGTCGCGCCGATTACCACCACATTAGAATTGGCCAAGCTGGTCGAAGGCTGTCTGCCGCGCTCGAAACCCGGCCAAAGCCACCCGGCCACGCGCAGCTTTCAAGCGCTGCGCATCGCGGTGAACAATGAATACGGCGAGTTGTTTCAGGGGCTTATGGCCGCTGAGCGCGCGCTGAAGCCGGGCGGAAAACTCGCGGTTGTGACATTCCACTCGGTCGAGGACCGCATGGTCAAACGCTTCCTCACCGCGCGGGCCGGGGCTGGGGGCAACGCCAACCGTTTCGCCCCTGCGCTGGAGCAAGAAGCGCCGCAGTTTACACTGAAATCGCGCAAGGCTATCGGGCCTGACGCGCAGGAACTGGATGAAAACCCGCGCAGCCGTTCGGCCAAACTGCGGGTCGCCACGCGCACCGATGCGCCCAGTGGTGAGATTGATGCGAAATCCATCGGCATGCCGATGGTCAGGGGGATCTGAGAGATGCGCACGGTGATGTATATCCTCACCACCATTGCCGTGGTCGGGCTGGCCTTCTGGGCGTACCGCGAGAATTACGCGACCCAACAGGCACTGAGTGACGCCGACCGCTTGCACGCCAATATCCGCGCCGCCCATGCCCGGCTTGCCGTGTTGCGCGCCGAATGGGCATTTCAGAACCGCCCCGACCGGCTGCGCGATCTGGCCGATCTGAACTTTGACCGTCTTGGCCTTTTGCCACTGCACCCCGGCCAATTCGGTCAGGTCGATCAAGTGACCTACCCACCCGCGCCGATGCTGCCGATCACCGATCCCGTAGATGTCTCGACCATGAATTACGACGCGCTCACCGGCGCGGATGAGTCCGAGGAGGACTTTGAATGATCCGCACCCCGCTGCGCCCTCTGGCCCGTATCCTCGACGCCCGCGAAAAGGGTGAAAACCCCGATGCGATTGAGCGCGAGAACAAGCGCATCCGCCATGAGCAGATGCGCGACAAGGCCCGGATGCGTGCCGAGGGGCGGCTTTTGGTGCTGGGCGTCTGTTTCCTTTGTGCTTTCACCGTCATTGGCGGCCGCATGGGGCTTTTGGCGATGTCTGAGCCTTCCGAGCCTCGCGGCCATGCGCCCGGCGCGGTGATCTCGGCCTCGCGCGCCGACATCACAGATCGCAACGGCAACCTGCTGGCGACGAATTTTGAGACCCACGCGCTTTACGCGCAGCCGCGCCATATGATCGACCCCGAAGCGGCGGCGAAAAAGCTGGTCAAAATCTTTCCCGACCTTAAAGAAGAGCGTCTGATCAAGGACTTCACTGGAAAGCGTAAGTTCCTGTGGATTAAAAAGAAAATCAGCCCTGAGCAGATGCAGGCTGTGCATGACATCGGCGATCCGGGCCTGCTTTTTGCGCCGCGCGATATGCGCCTTTATCCCAACGGTTCGCTTGCGGCGCATGTGCTTGGCGGGGCGAGTTACGGCAAGGAAGGCGTCCACGCCGCCGAGGTAATCGGCGTCGCGGGGGCCGAGAAGTATTTCGATGACTATCTGCGCGATCCGGCCAATGGCGCGAAACCGCTGGAGCTGTCGCTTGACCTGACCGTGCAGGCAGCATCGGAGCGGGTGCTCTACGGCGGCATGAAGCTGATGAACGCCAAGGGCGCCACCAGCATTCTGATGGATGTGCATACCGGCGAAGTGATCTCGGTCGCCTCGCTGCCCGACTTTGACCCCAACAACCGCCCCCGTCCGCTGACCCAAGGGGATGCGTCTGACAGCCCGCTGTTCAACCGCTCGGTGCAGGGGGTCTATGAGCTGGGCTCAACCTTCAAGATTTTTGCAGCCGCGCAGGCGATTGAGTTGGGGCTGTTTAACGCAGACACGATCATCGACACCTCCGGCCCGATGAAAGTCGGCGGGTTCCGCATCGGTGAATTCCGCAACAAGAACTACGGCAAGCTGAGCGTCGCTGATATTATCGTACACTCCTCCAACCGGGGCACAGGCCGGATGGCGCTCGAGATCGGCATTGAGCGGCAGCAGGAGTTCCTAAAAAGCCTTGGTTTCTTTGAGCCGACCCCCTTTGAGATCGTCGAAGCCTCGGGCGGGAAGCCACTGCTCCCAAGCCGATGGACCGAATTGTCGAGCGTGACGATCTCCTATGGTCACGGGTTGTCGAGCACGCCGATGCACCTTGCCGCAGGCTATGCGGCCATCGCCAATGGCGGGCGCGTTGTGAAGCCGACGTTGCTAAAACAGACCGCCCCCCAACTCGGCCCCCGCGTCATGTCAGAAGAGACCGCTGCACAGGCGCGCAATATGCTGCGCAAGGTGGTGACCGACGGCACGGCAAGCTTTGCCGAGGTGCCGGGCTATCAGATCGCGGGCAAGACCGGCACGGCGGACAAACCCAAGCCGACCGGGGGCTATTACGAGGACAAGGTGATCAACACATTCGCCAGCATCTTCCCGATCGATAGTCCCAAATATGTGCTGATCGTCACGCTGGACGAACCGGTCGAAACCTCTGGCCCGAAACCACGCCGCACGGCGGGCTGGACAGCCGTGCCCGTCGCCGCCGAGATGGTCCGCCGCATCGCACCTCTGCTGGGCCTGCGCCCGGCTGTTGAACCGATGAACGACGCTGTGCTAACGCTGACCAGCAGCAACTGAAAAGACATCGCTATGACCGATCGGGCCGTATCCCTTTCCTCTCTCGGGCTGACCGCGCGGGCGGGGGCCAATCCTATGATCACCGGGATCGCCGTGGACAGCCGCGAGGTGCGTGAAGGCACGTTGTTCGCGGCCATGCCCGGCAGCCGTGTGCATGGGGCGGAATTCATTCAATATGCTCTGCGGATGGGCGCAGCAGCGGTGCTGACCGATGCCGAAGGTGCCAAGATCGCCGCCGAGGCGTTGGCAGGCTCCAACGCCGCGCTGGTGGTCTCCGACTCCCCGCGCGAAGCACTGGCACGCACGGCGGCGCTGTGGTTCGGCGGCCAGCCCGCGACGATGATCGCGGTCACGGGCACCAACGGCAAAACCTCGGTCTCGACCTTCGTGCGCCAGATTTGGGTAGAGATGGGATTGCCTGCCGTGAACCTTGGCACCACCGGGGTTGAAGGCGCTTGGGCCGCCCCCTTGGCGCATACCACGCCCGAGCCGATCACCCTCCACCGCACTTTGGCTGAGGCTGCCCGAAATGGCATTACCCATGCGGCGATGGAGGCGTCGAGCCACGGCCTCGACCAGCGGCGGCTGGACGGGGTAACGCTCAAGGCGGCAGGGTTCACCAACTTCACCCAAGACCATCTGGACTATCACGAGACATTCGAAGCCTATTTTGCCGCCAAGGCCGCGCTTTTTGCCCGCGTCCTGCCCGAGGACGGAACGGCGGTGGTCAATATTGACGACGAAAAGGGTATCGACATCGCCGCCATCGCCCGGGCGCGCGGCTGTGAGGTGATTACCGTGGGCCGCG
Protein-coding sequences here:
- the mraZ gene encoding division/cell wall cluster transcriptional repressor MraZ encodes the protein MSRRFRGESQHKVDTKGRVSIPASFRRVLEAGDPNWKSGDNPELVIVYGDQRRDYLECYTMEAIEEVDAKIDRMPRGSMQRKALQRLFHGQSFPTTVDETGRLVLPAKLRNKIDLNGEAFFIAAGDTFQIWKPETYETEEESWQQELPDDVDPLSFLDGDMEV
- the rsmH gene encoding 16S rRNA (cytosine(1402)-N(4))-methyltransferase RsmH, yielding MAAASAPSAPHTPVLLRPILTAVAPVEGVWLDGTFGAGGYTRGFLEAGAARVIAVDRDPLAFEMAAEWAGDFGDRITMQQGVFSRMDEYAQDLDGVVLDLGVSSMQLDQAERGFSFMKDGPLDMRMSQDGPSAADLVNEAEEEIIANILFQYGEERASRRIAKSIVRAREVAPITTTLELAKLVEGCLPRSKPGQSHPATRSFQALRIAVNNEYGELFQGLMAAERALKPGGKLAVVTFHSVEDRMVKRFLTARAGAGGNANRFAPALEQEAPQFTLKSRKAIGPDAQELDENPRSRSAKLRVATRTDAPSGEIDAKSIGMPMVRGI
- the ftsL gene encoding cell division protein FtsL; this encodes MRTVMYILTTIAVVGLAFWAYRENYATQQALSDADRLHANIRAAHARLAVLRAEWAFQNRPDRLRDLADLNFDRLGLLPLHPGQFGQVDQVTYPPAPMLPITDPVDVSTMNYDALTGADESEEDFE
- a CDS encoding peptidoglycan D,D-transpeptidase FtsI family protein, encoding MIRTPLRPLARILDAREKGENPDAIERENKRIRHEQMRDKARMRAEGRLLVLGVCFLCAFTVIGGRMGLLAMSEPSEPRGHAPGAVISASRADITDRNGNLLATNFETHALYAQPRHMIDPEAAAKKLVKIFPDLKEERLIKDFTGKRKFLWIKKKISPEQMQAVHDIGDPGLLFAPRDMRLYPNGSLAAHVLGGASYGKEGVHAAEVIGVAGAEKYFDDYLRDPANGAKPLELSLDLTVQAASERVLYGGMKLMNAKGATSILMDVHTGEVISVASLPDFDPNNRPRPLTQGDASDSPLFNRSVQGVYELGSTFKIFAAAQAIELGLFNADTIIDTSGPMKVGGFRIGEFRNKNYGKLSVADIIVHSSNRGTGRMALEIGIERQQEFLKSLGFFEPTPFEIVEASGGKPLLPSRWTELSSVTISYGHGLSSTPMHLAAGYAAIANGGRVVKPTLLKQTAPQLGPRVMSEETAAQARNMLRKVVTDGTASFAEVPGYQIAGKTGTADKPKPTGGYYEDKVINTFASIFPIDSPKYVLIVTLDEPVETSGPKPRRTAGWTAVPVAAEMVRRIAPLLGLRPAVEPMNDAVLTLTSSN
- a CDS encoding UDP-N-acetylmuramoyl-L-alanyl-D-glutamate--2,6-diaminopimelate ligase codes for the protein MTDRAVSLSSLGLTARAGANPMITGIAVDSREVREGTLFAAMPGSRVHGAEFIQYALRMGAAAVLTDAEGAKIAAEALAGSNAALVVSDSPREALARTAALWFGGQPATMIAVTGTNGKTSVSTFVRQIWVEMGLPAVNLGTTGVEGAWAAPLAHTTPEPITLHRTLAEAARNGITHAAMEASSHGLDQRRLDGVTLKAAGFTNFTQDHLDYHETFEAYFAAKAALFARVLPEDGTAVVNIDDEKGIDIAAIARARGCEVITVGRDGGDLHLQGQRFDATGQDLRFTWRGKTYQKRLNLIGGFQGDNVLLAAGLVIACGADAQEVFDTLPHLTTVRGRMQLAATRDNGAAVFVDYAHTPDAVATALSAMRPHVMGRLVAIVGAGGDRDRVKRPLMGQAAAENADMVIVTDDNPRSEDPASIRAAVLSGAPDAWEVGDRAEAILRGVDALEPGDALLIAGKGHETGQTVGDDVLPFDDVEQASVAVAALDGRLA